Proteins from a single region of Hermetia illucens chromosome 3, iHerIll2.2.curated.20191125, whole genome shotgun sequence:
- the LOC119651705 gene encoding uncharacterized protein LOC119651705 — MSSRSSSKMDEQSRKIALSLSKLKVHPTQSEVRFKIGGEEESVKSSVRKKSSATKVTSLTQSIPPQTLREFKDDVDHSCHPSYTNFKLPYEVVCRQRYHKAVKDYDRQFKRELQKLETMQMSAYEALRFNRIFSITTLWPPLHTRKEIEYVLRDFYRVPPKQQARLNYLLKENQN, encoded by the exons ATGTCTTCAAGATCGTCGAGTAAGATGGACGAGCAATCTAGAAAGATTGCCTTATCGCTAAGTAAATTAAAGGTGCATCCGACGCAATCTGAGGTTAGGTTTAAAATAGGTGGAGAAGAGGAGTCTGTAAAGTCATCAGTTAGAAAGAAAAGCAGTGCAACCAAAGTCACATCACTGACGCAATCAATCCCTCCTCAAACACTCAGAGAGTTCAAAGATGATGTCGACCATAGTTGCCACCCAAGTTACACCAACTTTAAGCTGCCAta TGAAGTGGTTTGTCGGCAACGGTATCATAAGGCAGTTAAGGACTACGATCGCCAATTCAAACGTGaacttcaaaaactggaaaccatGCAAATGTCAGCATATGAAGCTCTGCGGTTTAATAG aatattttcaattactACTTTATGGCCTCCCTTACATACAAGGAAAGAAATAGAGTATGTACTCCGAGATTTCTATAGAGTACCACCGAAACAACAAGCtcgattaaattatttactaaaagaaaatcaaaattga